In the genome of Methanophagales archaeon, the window GGAAAATACGTGCCTGATATAAGCATGGCTGGCGGGTTCGTCAACGAGACGCAGATATTCAAGGCGATAGCAATGAGCAATTTCGATGGGAACAATGGCAAAGGTCCTTTCGTGAAATCTATCACAATGGCAAGGTCGCCATTGACAGCAGCGATGAAAGCCCTTTATTTTACTGAACTCGCAGAAAAGAACAGGTTACCGAGAGACTTCGCAAATAAATATGGCAACAACCCGGAAAAGTTCTTTATTGCTGCTGAGGAGATAAAAAGTAACTATGGCGATAAAGTAGGTAAGGAGATACCGTGGTCTGCAGTTGGTGTTTACACTTATCTTAGCGAGAGGTTAGGACTTGGTTTAAAGCAGTTGCTCGCCGGCACTCGTAAGTTCAAACTGGATTTGATAGATAGAAACGATATTGCGGCACTTAGCAGGCTTGCTTCGGAGGTTACAGGGATACCAATGATGCATGAAGTGGAACAGGACATGATGGAAGGTATTTTGCTTGGCTGAGGAGAGGAAAAAAGGAAAAATGTTCGAGCCAGAAAAATTTATACAAAAACAGGTCCATGAGATAAGGGAAAGGATAGGAGATGGGAAGGCAGTCATAGCGGTTTCTGGTGGGGTGGATTCAACTGTTTGTGCAGTGCTCACGCATCGTGCGGTAGGAGACCAATTGGTAGCAGTTTTCATTGACGATGGGTTGATGCGCGAAGGCGAGGCAGAGCAGGTAACAAACTTTTTCAAAAAGATGAATATAAACACAAGGTTGGTGGATGCCGCTGATGAGTTTTTTGATGCCTTGAAAGGAATTGTTGATCCCGAAGAGAAGAGGAAAGCATTTAGAAACACGTTCTACTCGGTACTCGCAAGGGTTGTGCGAGAGGAGAACGCATCTCATTTAATTCAGGGAACAATAGCGGCAGACGTTGTTGAAACTGTGAAAGGAATCAAGACCCAGCACAACATTCTTGAACAGATAGGTATTGACCCAGAAAGTTATGGACTAACGATTGTTGAGCCTTTACGGGAAATCTACAAGCATGAGGTAAGAGAAGTTGCCAGGAGTTTGGGTTTGCCTCCGGAGTTTTCGGAGCGCCAACCTTTCCCCGGTCCCGGACTTGCTACGAGAATACTTGGAGAAGTGACGCCTGAGCGTGTAGAGATAGAAAGAAGAGCTACAAAGATTGTAGAAGAGGAAACTTCTGACATCGAGTCATTCCAGAGTATGGCGGTTTTGATGAACGACAGGGCTACCGGGGTTAGAGAAGGTAAAAGAGCGTTTGGCTGCATAATCGTGGTTAGACTGGTCAAAAGCAAAGATGCTATTACTGCAGAGGCGGTTAATGTTCCCTGGGAAGTCTTAAAGAGGATAGATAGGAGAATTACGACGGAGATTCCGGAAGTTGTGCATGTGCTTTATTCTTTAACTGATAAGCCACCGGCAACGATAGAATTCCAATAGGGGAACTGAAATGGCAAAAAGAATAATACCTTGCCTTGATACAACGCTCGATGATCAGGGTAAGGCAGTGGTAGTAAAGGGAATAGAGTTTGAGAAGCTCAGGTATGCGGGCGACCCGGTTGAACTCGCAATGCGATATGATGCACAGGGAGCGGATGAACTCGTTTTTCTCGACATATCTGCATCCCACGAGGGTAGGGATACAATGGTCTCAGTTGTAGAGAAGATAGCCGAGCAGGTATCTATTCCTTTATGCGTGGGGGGCGGGATAAAGAGCATAGAAGATTTTGAGAAGGTATTTGATGCCGGCGCTGATAAGGCAAGTATAAATACAGCCGCAGTTAAGAATCCAGAGTTGATAAAAGAAGCTGCGAAGAGGTTTGGAGATCGTATCGTAGTTGCTATTGACTGCAAGAGGAAGTTTGAGGACATTGAAGGCAAAACGCTGGTACAATTAGAAGAGGAAACAAGTGCATGGTATGATGTAGTCATCTATGGTGGGCGTGAGTACACGGGAATTGATGCAATAAAGTGGGCGAAGGAGGTGCAGGCGCTTGGTGCTACGGAGATATTGCTAACTTCAAAAGATAGGGATGGGACAACGGAAGGATATGATATCCCTATTATAAAAGCAATTGCCGAAGCTGTGGACATTCCTGTAATTGCTTCTGGTGGTGTCGGAACTTTAGAGCACATCTACGAGGGTTTTGTGAATGGCGCGGATGCATGCCTGGCTGCGAGTATTTTCCATTATGGCACTTATACTGTTGGGGAGATAAAAGATTATCTGAGGGAGAAGGGGATTCCGATATGATTTTATGGTAGATTCCGATAGAACCTCCCATATCCTTCATTTCGCTTTAATATCTCAATGGCGGCATTTGCCGCTTCGTTCAGTATGCTCTCTGCTTTCTTATAATCCGGTGCAGTGATTCGTATCCGATAACGCGGAGCACCAACGTAAGAGCATTCGAAGCCGTCTTTGGCAACCTTCTTCGCCTCCATCAAAGCGTTCTTTATTATCTCCACCCCATTAGGCAGGGGGCATTTCAGTTCCACATACCCGGTTATATGCACGGAAGGCGGCTTAACATTGGCAAGAGCGATCTTATGTATCTTATCAGCGAGTGCTTCTTCTATCCCGAGCTCAGTTAATGCGCGCTTGCCTGTCTTATATATCTGCTGGAATGCATCATAGAGACTACCATAGGCATCCACGAGCTTCGTCTCGAGTTCCTGAAGTTCAGACTCTGGAATGGCAGCGAGAGAGAGCCACTTCCTGGCTTTCTTCTC includes:
- the guaA gene encoding glutamine-hydrolyzing GMP synthase subunit GuaA — encoded protein: MFEPEKFIQKQVHEIRERIGDGKAVIAVSGGVDSTVCAVLTHRAVGDQLVAVFIDDGLMREGEAEQVTNFFKKMNINTRLVDAADEFFDALKGIVDPEEKRKAFRNTFYSVLARVVREENASHLIQGTIAADVVETVKGIKTQHNILEQIGIDPESYGLTIVEPLREIYKHEVREVARSLGLPPEFSERQPFPGPGLATRILGEVTPERVEIERRATKIVEEETSDIESFQSMAVLMNDRATGVREGKRAFGCIIVVRLVKSKDAITAEAVNVPWEVLKRIDRRITTEIPEVVHVLYSLTDKPPATIEFQ
- the hisF gene encoding imidazole glycerol phosphate synthase subunit HisF → MAKRIIPCLDTTLDDQGKAVVVKGIEFEKLRYAGDPVELAMRYDAQGADELVFLDISASHEGRDTMVSVVEKIAEQVSIPLCVGGGIKSIEDFEKVFDAGADKASINTAAVKNPELIKEAAKRFGDRIVVAIDCKRKFEDIEGKTLVQLEEETSAWYDVVIYGGREYTGIDAIKWAKEVQALGATEILLTSKDRDGTTEGYDIPIIKAIAEAVDIPVIASGGVGTLEHIYEGFVNGADACLAASIFHYGTYTVGEIKDYLREKGIPI
- a CDS encoding translation initiation factor IF-2 subunit alpha, whose translation is MPKPKEEWPEKGELVVCTVRELKTFGVFVSLEEYGGKEGFIHISEVSTGWVKHLRDYVREGQKIVCKVLAVDERRGHIDLSLKAVKEGLKRERIKAWKNEKKARKWLSLAAIPESELQELETKLVDAYGSLYDAFQQIYKTGKRALTELGIEEALADKIHKIALANVKPPSVHITGYVELKCPLPNGVEIIKNALMEAKKVAKDGFECSYVGAPRYRIRITAPDYKKAESILNEAANAAIEILKRNEGYGRFYRNLP